The Conger conger chromosome 15, fConCon1.1, whole genome shotgun sequence genome contains a region encoding:
- the crispld2 gene encoding cysteine-rich secretory protein LCCL domain-containing 2 encodes MEMGAAVAWLLALALLVPAARPGAASLLPDSPELRRLLSRYQDQDQNQNHTGRARRAILWADQQEILQLHNKLRGLVQPPASNMERMVWDEDLEASAASWSQECRWEHGPEDLLMSIGQNLAVHWGRYRSPAYHVQAWYDEAKDYTYPYPEECTPWCPDHCKGPMCTHYTQLVWATTTRVGCAVHVCPKMDVWGEIWENSVYLVCNYSPKGNWIGEAPYKHGRPCSQCPPSYGGGCRDNLCFNESPLAPRSPETADMNEVEVPPEPVQPPPTTTKPSPPTKPRPRTKKPSGPKVSSAKPADPAFLVQDITCETRMRDVCRGAACNRYRCPANCLYQKGRVWGTVFYDVQSSICRAAIHQGVADSSGGLVDVTREDGKPFFIKTTKNGIESFSKYKPGNAFIVARVEERSVDCFATVAEICPFKKPGVNCPRVLCPDNCKNQPSHWSPVVGNVVYSDSSSVCRAALHAGVLGAAGGPVDLLALDKKSSYVGTLKNGVQSESKSNPEGCSFRVFAVRE; translated from the exons ATGGAGATGGGCGCTGCCGTGGCCTGGCTCCTCGCCCTGGCGCTGCTGGTCCCCGCTGCCCGCCCCGGGgctgcctctctcctgcccGACTCCCCGGAGCTCCGCAGGCTGCTGAGCCGctaccaggaccaggaccagaaccagaaccacacCGGCCGGGCCCGGCGGGCCATCCTGTGGGCCGACCAGCAGGAGATCCTCCAGCTGCACAACAAGCTGCGGGGCCTGGTGCAGCCCCCGGCCTCCAACATGGAGCGCATG GTGTGGGATGAAGATCTGGAGGCTTCGGCCGCCAGCTGGTCTCAGGAGTGCAGGTGGGAGCACGGGCCCGAGGACCTGCTCATGTCTATCGGGCAGAACCTGGCTGTGcactggggcag gtaccGGTCTCCGGCCTACCACGTCCAGGCCTGGTACGATGAGGCGAAGGACTACACCTACCCCTACCCCGAGGAGTGCACCCCCTGGTGCCCTGACCACTGCAAAGGACCCATGTGCACACACTACACGCAG CTGGTGTGGGCCACCACCACTCGGGTGGGGTGTGCGGTGCACGTCTGTCCCAAGATGGACGTCTGGGGTGAGATCTGGGAGAACTCGGTCTACTTGGTCTGCAACTACTCCCCCAA GGGGAACTGGATTGGAGAAGCCCCCTACAAACATGGCCGCCCGTGCTCTCAGTGTCCCCCCAGCTATGGAGGAGGCTGCAGGGACAACCTGTGCTTCAAtg AAAGCCCCCTGGCTCCTCGCAGCCCCGAGACCGCAGACATGAACGAGGTGGAGGTGCCCCCAGAACCCgtgcagcccccccccaccaccaccaaaccctcccctcccaccaagccccggcCCAGAACTAAGAAGCCCTCTGGACCCAAAGTCAGCTCAGCCAAGCCTGCTGACCCTGCCTTCCTTG TTCAGGACATAACGTGTGAAACCAGGATGCGTGACGTGTGCAGAGGGGCAGCGTGCAACAG ATACCGCTGTCCTGCTAACTGCCTGTACCAGAAGGGCCGGGTGTGGGGCACTGTCTTCTATGATGTG caatCTAGCATCTGTCGCGCTGCGATCCACCAGGGCGTGGCGGACAGCAGCGGCGGCCTGGTGGACGTCACGCGGGAGGACGGCAAGCCCTTCTTCATCAAGACAACCAAGAACGGGATTGAATCGTTCAG TAAATACAAACCTGGGAATGCGTTTATCGTGGCAAGAGTGGAAG agcgaTCAGTGGACTGCTTTGCCACTGTGGCTGAAATTTGCCCCTTTAAGAAGCCAGGCGTCAACTGCCCAAG aGTGCTCTGCCCCGACAACTGCAAGAACCAGCCCTCCCACTGGTCTCCGGTCGTAGGCAACGTCGTCTACTCTGAT agctCCAGTGTCTGTCGGGCAGCGCTCCACGCCGGGGTGCTGGGGGCGGCCGGGGGCCCTGTGGACCTgctggctctggataagaagaGCAGCTATGTGGGCACTCTGAAGAACGGAGTCCAGTCAGAGAG TAAGAGCAATCCTGAGGGCTGCTCGTTCCGTGTGTTTGCCGTGAGAGAGTGA